A DNA window from Brenneria izadpanahii contains the following coding sequences:
- a CDS encoding purine-cytosine permease family protein, whose translation MADLSQVEGTHNATSAETVTDTERMGKLSLTMAWWAVCSAIFYIVVGASLAQSYGAKNAIIGMVLSVISYGLVNAAISRFAIRSGLSVALFSNLLFGRLGSTLATLIFFSTAIYYAVFEGAVIAYAINHLFPQLPYYWAALIVVLYSVPLIFGSVQHWLDKFNGILLPFYLIGLLLTVLVAINHYGYQPQWLDFGPASPPAYGWWNCFTYYMGVWILMMYTFDYARFGKQKDSDYHAKFNFGMPFYLITFLLNGVAGIYLVSSFEQQGGVSEVAVVVAILNLLGLWGLLFVWVTQTRINTANYYLATVNMQVFFDRLLRIRCRKIVWACIVGAVVYVLMLADIFAYILQALAYQGVFVVSWVGVALGHIFSAERTSLPHSERTFSVPGLSAWFCSVAVGIALMHGGAVLQTFSAPVTFAIALLLYSFWPRQKDMTEISGIR comes from the coding sequence ATGGCTGATTTATCTCAAGTTGAAGGTACGCATAACGCCACATCCGCTGAAACGGTCACTGATACGGAGCGGATGGGGAAACTGTCCCTGACAATGGCCTGGTGGGCCGTATGCAGCGCCATATTTTATATCGTGGTCGGCGCGTCGCTGGCGCAGAGCTATGGCGCCAAGAACGCCATTATCGGTATGGTGCTGTCGGTGATCAGTTATGGTCTGGTGAATGCGGCGATTAGCCGTTTCGCCATCCGCAGCGGTTTATCGGTTGCGCTGTTTTCCAATCTGCTGTTCGGACGCCTCGGCTCGACGCTGGCTACGCTGATCTTCTTTTCGACCGCCATCTACTACGCGGTATTCGAAGGCGCGGTGATCGCCTATGCCATCAATCATCTCTTCCCTCAACTGCCCTACTACTGGGCTGCGCTGATCGTGGTGTTATACAGCGTGCCGCTGATTTTCGGCAGCGTACAGCACTGGCTGGATAAGTTTAACGGCATTTTACTACCCTTCTATCTGATCGGCCTGCTGCTCACGGTATTGGTCGCCATTAACCACTATGGCTATCAGCCGCAATGGCTGGATTTCGGACCGGCGTCGCCGCCGGCTTACGGTTGGTGGAACTGCTTCACTTACTATATGGGGGTGTGGATCCTGATGATGTATACCTTCGATTATGCCCGCTTCGGTAAACAGAAAGACAGCGACTATCATGCGAAATTTAACTTCGGCATGCCGTTCTACCTAATCACATTCCTGCTCAACGGCGTGGCGGGTATTTATCTGGTCAGCAGCTTTGAGCAGCAAGGCGGCGTGAGCGAGGTGGCGGTGGTAGTGGCGATATTGAATTTGCTGGGGCTATGGGGATTGCTGTTTGTGTGGGTTACCCAGACGCGGATTAACACCGCCAATTATTATCTGGCGACGGTGAATATGCAGGTATTTTTCGACCGATTGTTGCGTATCCGCTGCCGTAAGATCGTCTGGGCCTGCATTGTCGGCGCGGTGGTGTATGTGTTGATGCTGGCGGATATTTTCGCCTACATTCTGCAGGCATTGGCCTATCAGGGAGTATTTGTCGTATCGTGGGTCGGTGTGGCGCTGGGACATATTTTTTCCGCCGAGCGGACGTCGCTTCCGCATAGCGAACGGACATTCAGCGTGCCTGGACTTAGCGCCTGGTTTTGCAGCGTGGCGGTAGGCATCGCGCTGATGCACGGCGGCGCCGTGCTGCAAACATTTTCCGCGCCCGTCACCTTCGCTATCGCCCTGTTGCTATACAGCTTCTGGCCGCGTCAGAAAGACATGACGGAAATTAGCGGCATACGGTAA